DNA from Leptospira mayottensis 200901116:
GATTTGAAACCGAATCGCAGAACTAAAGTAATCCACTCTTCTTGTGAAAGGCATTTTTTTATAGGCTTCTTTCCACTGAACTACATATCCTCCTTTGGGAGGAGATTGTTTCTCATCCGTTTTTTCCCAAAGAATTGCGCCCCCAATTTTGTTTTCAGCTAAGGACTCTTTCTTAGGTTTTCCGTATTTTTGTTCTAGTTTTTGTTGCACGTCTTTTCCAGGAAGATATCGAAATAAAACTCCCACAGAAAATAAAATTCCAGGTGCAGAATGATTTTCCTCTTCCATTTCTGATTTATTACTTGGAGTTTGATTCTTAGGTCTGGAATCAGTCACAATTTTAGGAGTAGAATAAAAACGATACGAATAGAAAATACCGTTTCTGCGAATAAGAAGGGTTTTTTCTTTATCTTCGAAAACGATTTCTACCTTTTCGTCATTTTGAGGATTTGTGGAAAGGGATAAGAATTTTTCACGCATATTCATGTAACTTTCACCCCAGGAAGATTCCGCAAATCCTTCCAATAAATTGGCCGCCTGCCCAGGGGTATTAGTCGGTTGTCTTCGGTCCGGTAGCGTTTCGTCCGGGAGTTGTGCGAAAAGCGTCACAGGAACCAGAACCAAAGAAAAAAGAAGGACAGAAATTCTCATGCTCTTCTTATCGGCAGTTTTAGAAGAAACCTATTCAGAATCTTCCTCAGCAAAACTGTTTTTCGAACCTGAAAACTGAATTCCCCCGAATTTTACCTTTCCATTCCAACGAAGAACGAGTAAAACTGCGATGATCGATATGTTTGGTAACACGAACAAGAACGGAATCTCATGAAAAAGTCCGTATATGGCGAGATTGGAAGAAATAACCGAGAGCGCAGATCCGCTGAGAATAGGAATTTCCTGTTCGAAAAAACGAACCAAAAAGTGATTCGGGCTCGTAGAGGGAAGGTCCTTGAGAACCAATTCCACAAGAACACCGTAGGTCGTCAAAAGAGTTACCGGTAACAAAAACGAAAGAAAGAAATAGTTTCCAAATGCGTCGGAATAATGAGGCGCACCGATGATTCCACCTAACAACGTCCAAAGGTAAGAAACAAAGGCGGAAACGAAAAGCGCGATTGCTCCGTATTGAAGACTTCCGTTAAATTCCAACAGTTTGATAAGTTCGTCCGGAACAATCCGAATCCAATCCACAAGTTCTAATCTTCCGAAGGATTCTCTTCCGGAAAGAAACAAAAGTTTAAAGTAATAATTTGCAAGGACGAGTACGCTCGAAACGATTCCAAAGAAGATTAGATAAAGTAAAAATTCCATATCAGTGCCTGAAGTGCCTCATTCCCGTAAAGACCATAATGAGTCCGTGCTCGTCCGCCGCTTGAATCACTTCTGCGTCTCGAACCGAACCGCCAGGTTGGATGATCGCTTTTGCTCCGGCTTTTGCAAGAGCATCGATCCCGTCTCTAAACGGGAAGAATGCGTCGCTTGCGACGTAGGAACCAACTACGGATAAACCGACATTTAATGCCTTGCTCGCGCCCAACTGCACCGAGTCAACTCTAGACATCTGTCCCGCGCCGATTCCAAGGGTTGCATTTTCTTCCGTATAAACGATCGCATTGGATTTGATAAAACGAACACAAGACCAAGCAAACATCAAACCACGAATATCATCGGGCGTAGGTTGTTTTTTAGTAACTACTTTTAGATCTTTTTCTGTAATCGTAGTATAATCTCGTTCTTGTATGAGCAAACCGTGATGGATCGGTCTTAAATCCAATTCGTCAAGCGCCTCTTTGAAGTTTTCGATTTCGATCAGACGGATATTCGGCTTTTTAGAAAAAAGCTCCAGAGCGTCCGGAGTGAACTTTTGAGCGATCACACCTTCTACGAAGTTTTCAGTGATGGCCGTAGCCAACTCTCTATTTACAACCCCTTTGATTCCGATTACTCCACCGAATGCGGAAATCGGGTCGGTTCTTCTTGCAAGTTGAAACGCTTCCAAAGGATCGTCCGCGTATGCAATCCCGCAAGGATTGAGATGTTTAATGATACAGACTGTGTTTTCTGGGAGTAGACTCGATATGTGAAACGCCGCGTCAAAATCCAGCATATTGTTAAACGACAACTCCTTTCCTTGCAAAGGAGAAAAATCGCTCTTCACAAAAAGGGGTTCATAAAAAGACGCGGCTTGATGAGGATTTTCCCCGTATCTGAGTTTTTGTTTTTTTAAGAAGGAGAGATTGAGTACATCCGGGAAAACATCTCCGGCTTGTTTGTTGAACCAGGATGAAATTGCAGTATCATACATCGCAGTATGAGAAAATGCTTTTCTCATATAACCCGCGGACACTTCTTCCGAAATTCCTCCAGATGAAATCAGTGTTTGTATTTCCTCGTAATCATTCGGATCAGTGAGAACGAGTGTGTGTTTGTAATTCTTAGCCGCGCTTCGAATCATTGAAGGCCCGCCTATATCGATATTCTCGATCGCTTCTTCCAATTGTACTCCGGATTTGGAAACTGTCTTTAAAAATGGATACAAGTTTACTACGACCAAATCTATTTTAGGAATTTTTAATTCTTCCATCTTCTGTTTATGGGCTTGATTAGAAGGTACGCCGAGAAGACCTCCATGTACTTTCGGATGGAGAGTTTTGACTCTTCCGTCTAAAATTTCCGGAAAACCGGTGTAATCGTCAATCGCGATCGCTTCGATTGCATTGTCTTTCAGAAGTTTTAAGGTTCCGCCAGTGGAAATGATTTCTACACCGTTTCGATTTAAAAATTGTGCAAATTCTACTATATCGGATTTATCGCTAACGGAAATAAGGGCTCTTTTAATTTGTATCATTATTTACTCAATGCTTATCTTTCTATTATGGATCTTAAGCCTATCTTCGCAAAAGTATTGAACCGCGAGTGGTAGGATTTTATGTTCCTCTTTTAGAATCTTTAAAGTCAAATCTCTTTCCGACATTCCTTCTTCGATTTTCACGACTCCTTGAAGGATCACCGGACCTGAATCCACACCTTCGTCCACAAAATGGGCGGTGCAACCGGCAATCTTGACCCCGTATTCAAAGGCCTGTCTTTGAGCGTTCAGTCCTGGAAATGCCGGTAAAAGAGAAGGGTGGATATTGATAATACGATTGGGAAAAGTTTGGATGACCTGGCTTTTTAGGATTTTCATATAACCTGCGGTTACGATAAGGTCGGGTCCCAGCTCGATGAGGAAATTCAAAAGTTTTTTGTGATATTCGGATTTGTCCACAAAGGAAGCAAAATTGAAAACGTGAGAAGGGAGTTTAAATTCCTGGGCAACTTCCAACGCTTTTGCATCCGGATTGTCACAAATCAATGCAGATCCAATTCCCCGAATTTTACCGACTTTAATGTTTTGGAGAACCGCCTTGAGATTAGAGCCTCTTCCGGAAGCTAAGAATGCGATCTTTTTTTTAGGCTTTGTAAACGGACTTGCCAAGAAAATTTTATCCGGGTAAAATCAGAATCGCCCCGAAGTGAAAATTGATTCAGAAAGACGATTTCGGGAACATCAAGCGAATTTCTCTGACTCAGTTAATAAAGTGTGGATTTTTCCTGAAAAGATTAAAATCCATGCAAAATCCGT
Protein-coding regions in this window:
- the purH gene encoding bifunctional phosphoribosylaminoimidazolecarboxamide formyltransferase/IMP cyclohydrolase — its product is MIQIKRALISVSDKSDIVEFAQFLNRNGVEIISTGGTLKLLKDNAIEAIAIDDYTGFPEILDGRVKTLHPKVHGGLLGVPSNQAHKQKMEELKIPKIDLVVVNLYPFLKTVSKSGVQLEEAIENIDIGGPSMIRSAAKNYKHTLVLTDPNDYEEIQTLISSGGISEEVSAGYMRKAFSHTAMYDTAISSWFNKQAGDVFPDVLNLSFLKKQKLRYGENPHQAASFYEPLFVKSDFSPLQGKELSFNNMLDFDAAFHISSLLPENTVCIIKHLNPCGIAYADDPLEAFQLARRTDPISAFGGVIGIKGVVNRELATAITENFVEGVIAQKFTPDALELFSKKPNIRLIEIENFKEALDELDLRPIHHGLLIQERDYTTITEKDLKVVTKKQPTPDDIRGLMFAWSCVRFIKSNAIVYTEENATLGIGAGQMSRVDSVQLGASKALNVGLSVVGSYVASDAFFPFRDGIDALAKAGAKAIIQPGGSVRDAEVIQAADEHGLIMVFTGMRHFRH
- the purN gene encoding phosphoribosylglycinamide formyltransferase — protein: MASPFTKPKKKIAFLASGRGSNLKAVLQNIKVGKIRGIGSALICDNPDAKALEVAQEFKLPSHVFNFASFVDKSEYHKKLLNFLIELGPDLIVTAGYMKILKSQVIQTFPNRIINIHPSLLPAFPGLNAQRQAFEYGVKIAGCTAHFVDEGVDSGPVILQGVVKIEEGMSERDLTLKILKEEHKILPLAVQYFCEDRLKIHNRKISIE